The Pangasianodon hypophthalmus isolate fPanHyp1 chromosome 23, fPanHyp1.pri, whole genome shotgun sequence genome includes the window gggtgacctgaagcaggctgtacACAGGAGATGCctttacaatttgatggatctagaatgtttttgcaagaaagagtgggaaaatattacCAAGTCAAGATGtcccatgctgatagactcttagccaaaaagactgagtggtgtaataaaatcaaaaggtgcttcaacaaggtaatagtttaggggtgtgcatacttatgcaactaggttattgtaagtttttttatttttcttttttccctaaaaagtttcggatttgtttttcactttattggtatactttgcaatttcacattaaatgatgaaaaagatctgacgtgatttatctttgtgttattcttttacttcacaaaaacctgccttTTTTTACAGGATTGTGGAggttttatatccactgtatgatACGCCTTGCAGCCAAGActagtcagagctgctgctgttagaaaattaaccaacactcTGTGGGATGAGAGTAGTATAAAAGCTTTGATATGAacacacatgcattcatttccacattttttatCATTAAGTATTTTACACACATCATGATGATTTATTGTCCATGCTTTGTGTGCCTTCACTGTCATTACCGCTGTGAAGCAGCTTATAATAAACGGGGtgcatccctttttttttttcataccatATTGAATTTTTATTCGTGTTGAAATAATGCTGCTAGCAGTATGAGAAAGACCAAATCTGGACAGAGGAGCTTAAACACTAAAGTGTACAGTGCAGTTGGTTTCAGTGAATAATGATTTTCTGCATATTACAGCGAGTAGAGGCAGGCAGGGCACCATGGGCGAAGAGCTGAGTCCTGATGAGAAGTTTAACCTCATCACTCGGAACCTTCAGGTGAGACCACCTAAAGCAAATTATACTATGATTTACGTAATTCACGatggtgttgtttaataaaatatgacaaTTTTATACAGTGTTACTGCTACATACTCTTCTGTCCTAACGTATGGCATGCATGTAATGTCCTGCTTACAGGATATAATTTATACTTCTGCATCTATATGCAATATGTGAACAAAACTTATGGGTCACTTTATCTTCAGGAGGTTCTGGGGGAGGAGAAGCTGAAGCTCATTCTTAAGGAAAGAGAGTTAAAGGTGTATTGGGGCACAGCAACCACAGGCAAGCCTCATGTAGCCTACTTTGTCCCCATGTCTAAGATTGCAGACTTCCTGAAAGCTGGCTGTGAGGTGGGTTGTGATGTGGTGATGTGTTCTCTGGAGGATTtactttataaatttatttatgattgtaGTAGTCACGCTGATCATTTGGACTGATAATGATGCATTTATTGTGAGACCGTTGCATTTCTATAGCAATGGAATGTTATAGAGTGTTAGAGTGTTATAGATATAGTAACATTCAGCAGTTTCTATTTCTATAACactcattaattaaataaaaatttacaaatCAAGATTACCAGGACTTTAAGCatcagtcagccagtcagtcgTGGATATGTTCAGCTGACATTTTTAATCGTAATTCTTTTGAACATAAATGATCTACAAATAAATCTTTAAGGCTAATTCAGCAGACTCTAATCTCTCTTTCTACTTCTACCAGCATTAGCAtgtattaacattattaatcatCATTAACAAGATTTTTTATGTTCTTATATTGGAAATGaaagtattattatttagtaactatGTCAGATTATGCATTATTGATGTGGACACACTTTATCATTCATTTGTGATTGATAGGTGACTATCCTTTTTGCTGACCTTCATGCCTACTTGGACAACATGAAGGCGCCTTGGGAGCTGCTCGAGCTCCGGGTTCAATACTATGAGCAGGTCATTAAGGCCATGTTGGAGAGTATTGGAGTTCCTTTGGATAAACTAAAGTTTGTCAAAGGCACAGACTACCAGCTGAACAGGTGAGAGACTGCTGTCTTGTGCTCAagatacaccacacacaccatataaaattaaacaaattacaatagttataataatataataagagTTAatcatacactgatcagccctAACACTAAAACCACTGtcaggtgaaatgaataacattgtTTATCTTGAttcagtggcacctgtcaatggttgagatatattaggcaggaGGTGAACAGACAGTTCTCAAaggtgatgtgttggaagcaggaagaaTGGGAAAGTATAAGAATCTAAGCCACTTTGATAAGgttcaaattgtgatggctagatgagtgggtcatgctgacccctgtccactgccaaaagcacctacaatggacacgtgagcatcagaactggaccatggagcaatggaagaaggtggcctggtctgatgaatcacgttttcttttacatcatgtggacataCGGGTGCATGTGcactggcagaggcagtgtaccacctacctaaacattgttgctgaccaagtacaccccttcatggcaatggtattccctaatggcagtggcctctttcagcaggataatgcaacatgccacactgcaaaaattgttcaggaatttTTGTATgtacatgacaaagagttcaaaggtttggcctccaaattccccagatctcagtctgattgagcatctgtgggatgtgctggacaaacaaatcagatccatggaggccccaactTGCAACTCACAGGACTTAAAGTATCTGCtactaacgtcttggtgccagataccacagcacaccttcagaggtattgtggagtccatgcctcgacgggtcagagctgttttggcagcaccaaggcaggtggttttaatgttatggctgatcggtgtatattctGGTGTGGTTGCCAGTTTTCATTCCATCCAAATAGGGCTTGCACATAATAGTTGCTAGAAGATGAATACTGAGGTGGAATCACTTGCAGCTTCTATTTGCCTGGATTGAAAACTCCTATTTGCGCGGATAAAATTGGTGAATGCTGCACTAGACAAAGTGTCACACATTGAGTTttgtaacaggaaaaaaaactcaaaatccCAACATGCATATGATAAGGCACTCTGTGTGTGCATctcattgaaataaatattcattcattctttcatctttagtaagcatTTTATCCTAGTAAGGGTTGTGGCGCATTCAgtgcctatcccaggaacactgggcgggATTACACCCTGGATTGAATTGGATGGTCTTTCACACAAAGGGGCAGTTTAGCATAGACAATAttcctgtgtttttttgggaagtggaagGAAAGTGGAGAAATCCATGCGGATACGGAGAGGgcataacctgagctcaggactgaatCCAGAACCCTGGAGCTTTGAGGCGGCAACGTGCACCATGATGCTGTCCCTGcagtaaatattttcattctgTCTCACCTCCTGCACTGTTATTTTCATTGTCATGCAGGGATTACACACTAGATGTGTACCGGCTCTCATCCATGGTGACTGAGCATGATGCGAAAAAGGCTGGGGCTGAAGTAGTGAAGCAGGTGGAGCATCCTCTCCTGAGCGGCCTGCTCTACCCCGGATTACAGGTGCTTAACTTCACTTAGCTGGAACTGATACTGTACATGTAAAGCTTGTATAAATTTCTACACAAACTCTGTTAAATTTGATGTCAGAATCCTGAGATCATAGTTTTATATTGGTATTTAGGCACTGGATGAGGAGTACTTAAAGGTAGATGCTCAGTTTGGTGGCGTGGACCAGAGGAAGATCTTCACTTTGGCTGAAAAGGTATGAATTTTTAGGCTCTTTATTAACTTGCCAAGCCATAATTTTTGACACAGTTGTCCTTCACAACAAATTCTCTTTGTGGTTGCTGTATGTACAGTTAAATTGACTTagtgttttcctctttttctgcaGTACCTCCCCTCTCTAGGTTACGCTAAGCGGATCCACATGATGAACCCCATGGTGCCCGGCCTAACTGGAGCCAAGATGAGCTCTTCTGAAGAGGTGAGGTACAGATCTGTATAACTAAAGCCATATCTGGATCTTGGAGAACCTTTTACTGTTGCTCTTCCATAAACTttggaaatatttcattttcataccTTTGCTTTGACAATCTAAGGAATCCAAGATAGACCTACTTGACAAGAAAGAGGATGTAaagaagaaactgaagaagGCCTTCTGCGAACCTGGCAATATCCAAAACAATGGAGTCCTTTCTTTTGTCAAGCATGTCCTCTTCCCGCTGCATTCTGGTGAGCAAATTCACAATGCTAGAAATATTTAGTCTGCACTAAAATGGTTCATTAATGATCTACTTTTTTCTCTTCACTAGAATTTGTGATTAAAAGAGATCCTAAATGGGGTGGAGACAAAGTTTACACGTCATATGAGGAAGTAGAGAAAGACTTTGCTGAGGAGGTAGGTGGAGttcatattttccttttttttttgtcaagtatGGTTGTTCATGTTAGGTTGTATTTgtagaaatagtttttttttttaattttcagaatGAGGTTGTGCAGCTATTTTTGAGAGGACAGCATAAATACATACCCAGGGGTGGACCAATGAGAAATTTATTAGCTAGGCCTAAagggcaagtaaaagctccagtgtccAGGGCCCAGAAACCTAAATGACCAGGGTGATGtgtggtagctaacataatataataatatatggcCAGGGGAACAACTGAGTGTCCATAGTTCATATCCTCTAATGTTAAACCTTTTCATGTAGCACACCATTGGCAGACATTTGCGAGCTCTGATGTTTTCTACTCTCAAGTAAAAATGTTAGTTGTGTCCAgttagcatctttattttctcttgttaTGTTTCACTGCAAGGTGACTGCATATTGTGCTTGGTGTGTCTTCTGTAGTAACACTCTCTGGACATTTGATCCATAGCAAATCCATCCTGGTGATTTAAAGGCATCAGTAGAGGTGGCCCTGAACAAACTTCTGGATCCCATCAGGAAAAAGTTTGAGACACCAGAGTTGAAGAAACTGTCCAGTTCAGCCTATCCCTCAAAAAACAGTAAGTACAATACAACACAAAAATGTAGTATACACTCACAGTATCTGTGGATAATGTTCATTCTGAGTAAGGTGCTTTCATTCAGCCTGATGGAGAGTTTGTAACTGTTTTATAGAGACGGCAGCAAAAGTGAACCCCAAAAAGgcagaagaggaggatgagatCATCCCATCCAGACTGGATCTCCGAGTGGGCAAAATTGTTGGTGTAGAGAAGGTATGTCCGATGTATCTAGTAGTATCTAgtattttgtttgatttaagACTGTTAATCACAGTAAATGTTCCAGAGTTAACCAATCAATTGTTCACATTTCCACTGGAGCTTTATAGCTTTAAATATAATGGTTTAAATGAATACTGAGTATTGATTGAGGAGCAGAGTATTGACAGCGAATTGCTTTACTTTACAGTGCTTTACATGCTTTTCAATTCTTGTCTTCAACTCTGCAGCACCCAGATGCAGACACTCTTTATTTAGAGAAGATTGATGTTGGAGAAGAGCAGCCTCGGACTGTTGTGAGCGGACTGGTGGCCTACGTTTCCCAGGAGGAGCTACAGGACCGACTTGTGGTAGTGCTGTGCAATTTGAAGCCTCAGAAGATGCGGGGGATCGAGTCTCAGGCTATGCTGCTCTGTGCGTCAGTGTGAGTATTCCCGATATCCAGGTTAAAACAAGCTGATGCTGTTCAACTTTTCAAACAACCTCTTGATTTAATAAGGCCCATGTTGTCTGGCTTGTGTTTTCGTAGACTTGTCTTAACCTATTAAATGtatgatgtacagtatgttgaGACGTTATTTGTTTACGTTGCATATAACAGTGAGGGTGAGCCCAAAAGAATAGAGCCTTTGGATCCACCTGAAGGATCAGCACCAGGGGAACGTGTCTTTGTAGACGGATATTCGTCAGGGACACCAGATGATGAACTCAAGCCAAAGAAGAAGGTGTTTGAAAAGATTCAGGTATGTGAAGGTGAAATTTGAAGCAAACTATGACCTTGCATTGACGATGGTGGGCAGGGTGCTGAGTTTTACACGTCTGTCCGTATCTCCTCAGGTGGACATGAAGATCTCAGATGAGTGTATAGCTCAATGGAGCAAGAAAGATTTGATGACCAAACTAGGAAAAATCACCTGTAAAACATTGAAGGGTGGCAGCATTTGCTAAATATTCTTTCCCTTTTCTTCAAAACACCTAATCTTCAAAACTTCAAATCTTTCATTTCCATAATAATGCACATCATTCAGGCCTTTATGAAAATCAAGGATAATAACTTGGTGAAGGTAAAGTGTCTTCATAGAGCTTCGTTCATCTCTCACATACTGTTATGTCACTTGCTGCTAAAACAATCTAAGAGCACTTGATCTGAACATCATGCTGAAACTCTATGCCACACATCGCTTGTACCGATGTCCATAATATCCCGTGTTTGGATTAGGTAATATGTGTAATCTGTTACTTGTCATGACAGGTTTTCTTATAGTGGCATTACATCAGAAGTCACCTCAGATTCCATTAATGAGTAAATAAAGGTATGAAGATGTTAAAGTACAGGGAAACAGAAGCATTGCGTACTTACATTCAAGATATGAAATCATAATGTAACCAAACccatacaaaataaatatgttcaATTAAGAAATgctatttttctcatttttgttcAAAGGGATTAATAGCTGCTGAAAGTATGATGATTGATCTGTTTAATCGGGGTACAAAAATCTGGAAGTTACCTTTCTATGTTGATAACTAATATTTGCAAATGCATCCAAACACTCAGTGGTACGTCTGCCCACTGCTAGAGCATCTTTGGTAATATGTAGTAAACAACCGTGAGTGTATGTGGATTGTAGCTTATGGTTGAGTTCATACCTCAGACTATGAGAGTAAAGGTgagtaaagtttttttcttttaaagtttcAGTTAATCATAGTGAATACATATGTTTGTTACATGTCCTAGTGTTAATACATAGTtacttttctttgtattttgtgaGATATTCATAGGTCCTAAGCCATAAATATGTGGATATTctgttataataattatatataaatatatataataaatatataattattattttaatattatttttaagtgGTAACACAATTGTCTTAACATACCTTGCCCTCCAGACCTATTTTCATCCTTCACCTAAAATAAACATTGCACACAGTAATTCAAAATTTCCAGTCAATCAGAGAATATTGCTTATTGCATTGAGCAGATACCACTAACCTAACTTCTGGGCAAAGATATATCAGTAGAAATTGAAACAAATGGAACCTATTCAGCCATGTCTGAGGGAAAGGATACGCTTATGCCTCATTATGTCTCCTCATAACAATGGCAATGTTAAGGGTAAATTATAACTGgtgtgtaaagaaaaaagaaccaCCAGTGCCTGGTGATCCTACTGACAAAATCTTGGGGGGCAAATGACAATATAATGAATCATGCAAGCAATCAAATGGCCAGAGAAATGCAAATCACATTAGAATTGAATTCTGGTGTGTAGCATGTCATCTCAGCACACACCTTATCATACTTTGCCTTGAATGGGTTACAGCAGCCAAAGACCATGCTAGGTGTCGGTGTTGGAAGCAAAGCACATCTCCAGTGGGCACAAGAGCATCAATAGTGGACCACTGAAGTTAAAAAAGCAGCCTGATCAGCTGAATTCAGGTTTTAAATCAGGAACCACCTAGTttagtggaaaaaaattaaagaccaGTGGTGTTAGTGTGATGCTGTGATGAATGATTTTCTTGTATTTGTCAGGGACCCTGATACCTAATGAAGTCTAACCAGCATGGTGTATCTTACCAAACAATATCCCTTCGTGGCTACAGTTTATTTACACTTGAATGGTTATTTCCAGCATAATATGCATAGTACCTTGCCAATGAATGGTTTCAGGAATATGACAGTGAGTGTCTAATGCTTTAGTTGTCAGGTTTCAACCCCATTGAGCATATCTGAAGTGAGGTTGAAAATGTCCTCCACAGTAAGACTGTGCAGCTGTTTTCAATTTGCAGCAACTGCATAATTATTCATAACAACTTCAGTTATTTCTGCATGGTACAACATTCCTGCACAATGCATTTGTAGAACCCATGATTCACAGATTATTTTATGCAATTCTGAAAGCCAAAGGAGGCGCAAACACAACAAGGTTGGTGCACATCATAAACTGGCAGTAAAAACTCCTTGTACCTAGTCTAGGATTCTAAAGATCCTAAATATTCAAATGCAAACAAGATATTATGGTTATATAATGACAAACTGtatgtttacataaaaaaagaaaggaaagtaacattacaaacaaaacatgacTTTTTGTTCTCTCATTTCCTGTCTAATAAACTCTTGTATTTTACCtctcaaagaataaaaaagcaaCCATAATCTCAGCAATTCACTATGTTATAGTATGTGAATGTtatatgtatgtaatttttttttttggcaaatttaCAACCTTAGAATTAAAGTTAGCAAAGTTAGTGTTGTCATTCATCTTACCTTGCTTTTGGTATGTAGAACTTGCCCGCCCACATGACCTTACATCTGTGATGTCCTGTGATTTTGATCACATGTTGTCACTACTAAAAACTTAGTAATGGCAATGTTGACTTGCTTTTATTAGAgtatgaaataaacataaagtaaaataaaaaaaatatgtaaaaaaataataacagttgtttccatttttccattttgattcctccctgtttttctgtttcctgttcAAATGATTTTGCACACGTTTTACTGTGTTATTCACTAACAATTTTGAGAATTTTTGTTAGttgtatttacagtgtaaaaGACAAAGATCAATttagcaagaaataaaaaaatgtcaaaagatACATTCAACAAGTTTTATAgaatatgaaatgatatttttacttgAGTAGAGAAAATACATTGCATATAATTGAAAATACTGGAAAATACTCAGTGGTGTTGAAAAGAAGTGGTTCACTAAAATAAGTTTCAAAAGAAAGATTGTAAAATAGGCTCCACAATTCCAGAAATAATTCATGATTTACCTTGTAAACCCAAAATAGCCAAATACTTTAACAGCCAAATATTTTAATGCAGCTTTGTTCACAAAGTGTCAGTACTATTTGTGCTGTGACATTAATAAGGAAGCAGCTATTTTCTGCATCAGTTTTACAGGGAACATACAGAAATTTTTACTGCCTTGGTCATTTCATTAGAAATAGTTCAGCATTTGTAGCTTGCAAAGTGctttttctagaaataataataataaaaggtcattttaatgtaataaacattaattcCATCTCTCAAGCACATTCAGTATATACTGTGATTTTTAAGCATGTGTATCATACACAATTATACAGATGCAAGAGGCTAATTCTGTaagattcaaattaaaattgattattgtgtaaatatatacatactcaAAATGTATTAGTATAGCATTAGCCACTTCACATATAAACtgtacggccaaaagtatgtggacatctgaccatcacaccaatatgtggttcttccccaaactgttgccacaaatttggaagcaaaCAAATGTATAGAATTTCCTTCACTGGatctaaggggcccaaacctgttccagcatggcaatgcccctgtgcacaaagtgaagaCAATAAAGACAAGGTtcgtcaaggttggagtggaagaactctagtggcctgcacagagccctgacctcaaccccactgaacacctttgggatgaaaagGAAGGCACattgcaccccaggcctcctcgcccaacatcagtgcctgacctcacgaatgctcttgtggctgaattggcaaatgttccaaaatctagtggaaggccttcccagaagattggaggTTATTATATCAGCAAAGGGGGAATCTGGAATAGAattttcaaaaagcacatatgggtatgatagtcaggtgtctacaaacattGGGCCTTATAATGTAAATGGAGGATAAACAATGTAATTGTGAGCATAAAAATGCGTACTTGTGTTGGAAAAGAGGTCTTTGATCAGCAGTGACTACTACCCATTATAACCACTAGATAATAGATTAACATTGCAGTCAAAGAATAAACTTAGGAATTTACAAGATCTAACTGCAGCAGCCACCATTAATAACATATGGTGGTTTAAAACTtgccaaaagagaaaaaaaaaatttattgtgTAGAAAAATATGCCAAAGCTACAGTAAAGCTATTGTATCAAAAGAATTGGAACCAACTCcaatttttttgcataaatatgaAGGCCATGGTCAGGCTAAGGCTTTTACAATAGAACAGTGACATTGTCCATGATTGCTACACATTGTCTTTGCTAACTTTGTTTTCCTGGTGTTGAACAGTTCTGCCAAAGCATTACTCAAGACACCTTGTAGTCTTTTCTTCACCTGAAAAAGAGTTGTTTATATGTAGTCCAAAACTCATCataagtataaaataacataaatgcataaaacaaAGTTAAGGACATTTGTTCAATGTATTTGAAACATACAATAAGTaatgataatatatttatttcttaccTGTGGTGGAAGGCACTCACTGGCCAGCAGGTTGCACTCTGTCAGTCTGTTGATTATttgctcctccatttttttgcTTAATTGAAGAGCCCACTATTGTAACAGTTGTGACAGTTCCAACTTTCTCTGATGGACTTGTTGCATATACTGGTTTCTTTGCAACAGGTGGTGGCACCTTGTGATGCTTCTTTGTGCCATTTGTAACCACTGATTTATGCTGATCAGAAATTTGCATGAGCTCTGCTGCAAGGCTCTGCTTGAGGCTGGCCTGGGCCTCTGGAGATGTTGCTGTTTCAATAACAACTTTCTTTGTGCTCTTGGAGAAAATGAAGCTGGCTGTGGAGGCAGGGGACTTACAATCATCAGGTGTCTTAGGGGACAGTACAGGCACATCATTGCTGTTTGCAGTGGGGGTTGGCAAACGTAGACTGGGCCTTGCTGGAAAGCTACTGGAAGACATTGCAGCTGTCTTCATACGTATAGCCTCTTGAAGGCGCATAGAAGGACCCGAGGATGCAGAGAATGACTTCACAGGAGACTCCATCGATTTTGTGCAGGATTTGCGAATAGGTTTTTGTGGAGTTACTTGATTAGACACAGACAGATCTTGGTCTGGGGTGGTCTCAGTACCAGCTGTAACTTCTTGTGAAAGAAGGTTAACTTGGTCTTCAACATTTACAGTCCGTAGACGTACCATCTGAAGTAGGGATGGTGTGACAAGGGGAATGTTCGCATCCTCTTTTGTAATAGGTGCACATTTCTGTGTGGACGAAAGTCCTTTGCATCTGCTGTCTTTACTTATTAGACTTGGTTGTCTTTTGAAATTAACTGTGGACTGATCTTCCATTGGAAGGGGAGGTATAATTTTCAAATCGGCAGAGAGTGCATGAGACGTTTGCTGTGATAAATCTTTAGGTAATATGGCTGATGGATTTAGAGGATCATGTTGAGGTGGACGAGGGGTTTCTTGAGGCAGAGTTTGTAAAGGTATATCCTGTGATTTGGAAGATTTCAGAGAAATTTCAGAAGATACAGTAGTTTCTGAACCAACTAGATCAATGCAAATTTGTGAAACATTCTCAAAAGATTGTGGTTTGGCATGTATTTGATCAAAGAGATTGTCATCTGACACATTTGGAATGCTATCAACTGGTAGAGATTCATTTAATGTTTTCTCCACTAATGTTGTGCTCTGAATAATTTGTGGGTCTGGATTTTGCTTTGTGTGACTGTCTATATATGATAAATCAGGTGACTTCTCTGGAGCCACACTGTCTCCCTGTCCTGATGAGTCTACCTTGTAGTGCTGTGTCATGACTATAAACGATTCTTGCATGtctggtggtggaggtggagggaAGTCTGTCTCATCCTGTCCTTCAAATAGCAAATCAGATGACTCGTCCAtaggtggaggtggtggaggcCAGGAAGGCTCCAGAGTGAGGagttctttttctgtctcaggCTGTAGTTCTTCCTCCTGTAATAGTACAGACACTGAGcatactgaagacattttagagggtggtggaggaggagagtGTTGAGGAGGTGGAGAGGGAGGTGGAGAGATACCACTGGCTCTAGGACCTTCTACACTTAGATTATGTGTGGGTGTATGTTTGAAGATCTCTTTATCAGTGGAGTGTTTGACAAAACATTGGTCTTCTGCGTcagttctctctgtctctggggTTGAAAAGTCATTCTCTGGCAAACCATCAGTTTGACCTGACTGACCTGACTCACTGACAAATTGCTCTTTTAACAGCAATATTTCATTAACCTTGTCTGCTGACTGCAATTTCTCGGAATTTACTGGACTTTCTTGCTCTATTTTTAGCCTTTCTGAGTTTTCATGCTCTCTCTTGTGTACAACATGACTCACTTGTTCCCTTTCATCCAGAGGAGCTTGTTCTTGCACTGGCATGAGCTCATCCTTTCCCTCAGACATTGGTGTTTTATTCTCTGTATGAGTTCCATTTGTTTCAATTTCTACTGATATCTGTCCCTGTGCAGAAGTTAGGTTAGTGGTATCGGCTGTGGCCTGATTTCTCATCAATAAAATGTCTGTTTGATAATGTTTTTGGAGCTCATATATTCTGTGGGCATTTGGACTTGGACCACATAAAAGTTCAGCTGTGCGTTCATTGTGAGCCCAGGTTTCAGGTGGTGGGGGACAAGGCGCTTTTACCTTAGGTGGAGGAGGAATGTTAAACAATTCCCTGAGGGTTGCCATAGGTGGTGGAGtcactttgttttttatttttacagcaggGGAGATCTTTGATGGCTGTGATTGAGTGGTGTGGGTTTGTGTAAGCTGATTGGCTGGATCTGATACATTTGAGGACAGGGAAACCAGGGATGATGAGACGGATACTGCAGGAGAAATTCGTGTTCCTGCCCTCTCTGGCTTTGGAGGCTTCAACTTCTGTTTTCCTGGAGAGGTAGGACAGATGTCTTTAGAAGAATGGGTGGGTGTTCCACTTTGACTTGAGTATCCACTTGAAGGCGATAGTGTTCTTTCAAATATGTCCTGTGGGGATGAGTTATTTGATTCTGATTGAGCTTCAATAGAGTCTTGAACTGGTCTGTGTGGACTGGCTGTCACAGATAAGTTAGAGTCATCAAACAATGGTGATACTGGAGACAGGGTAGAGATATTTTCAGTGTAGGATGATGTAGGATCTTCTTTCGTATTAAGATCTGCATCCGGTTGCCTGCAATTGGATCCTAGGTATTTCAAATCTTTTGTGTCTGCCAGTTCCCTTGGCCTTTGCTTAAGGTTTTCATGGTGTAAAGAGTATGTTCTccttggtggtgctggtggtaGTTTAGCCTTGATTACTGACAGATTACGAGAGAACAGTCGACTGTTTTGGGCAGTCTCGGCAGAATCACTTAGTTCCCCTTGATCCAGTCTCTGACTGCCTGCTTTACTGGTGGAACTTGACCAACTGACTGAGCTCTTAAGACTCATCTGTTCTTCATTTAAATCTGTGACTTCCTTCATGCTGTCTGTTAGATGTGAAGATGGCATGCTTCCTTTGAAGGAGATGGTGGAGGGGTGGGAGACAATAGTCTCAGAAGATTGTGAATGGCTCCATTTAGAGCCGGTGGAATTTGGTTCATCATGAGTACCACCTCCTGAGCGTGAAGAAACTGGACTTGCAGGTGCTAAGCTGCTCTTGCTAACTGTACGTACACTCCTCCTGTTGCAGCTTCTATCAATTTCTATCACATCTATTGCAGAAGGTAGGATTGCATTAGGAATAATTGTGGATAAATACG containing:
- the kiaa1522 gene encoding uncharacterized protein KIAA1522 homolog isoform X3 yields the protein MVVFLGKKFRSLLSVFKKKAGQKQDEQTKLTVHYTASQHYQENVFIEGSRPKYLEDLHTEAQEGLKILQQEEHKIARDLEDDQPVSTITAQQENDVSCEERDGHLRFDSNADQSITSVSTVSAVSSRPVLTRQGSTFKPLNTVKRLDNPRKRSRRTTIMGIPQQVHRELCMGRGALLQLPTDEDDDSSGRVIIPRIDGEVPITNNEGARVHLQDIEALQVSRDDQLLRHHIQAVYRDDFLLNTKSGLQISLRPRSLAVPGITTSSALLQEPQGPVMSISPQATYLSTIIPNAILPSAIDVIEIDRSCNRRSVRTVSKSSLAPASPVSSRSGGGTHDEPNSTGSKWSHSQSSETIVSHPSTISFKGSMPSSHLTDSMKEVTDLNEEQMSLKSSVSWSSSTSKAGSQRLDQGELSDSAETAQNSRLFSRNLSVIKAKLPPAPPRRTYSLHHENLKQRPRELADTKDLKYLGSNCRQPDADLNTKEDPTSSYTENISTLSPVSPLFDDSNLSVTASPHRPVQDSIEAQSESNNSSPQDIFERTLSPSSGYSSQSGTPTHSSKDICPTSPGKQKLKPPKPERAGTRISPAVSVSSSLVSLSSNVSDPANQLTQTHTTQSQPSKISPAVKIKNKVTPPPMATLRELFNIPPPPKVKAPCPPPPETWAHNERTAELLCGPSPNAHRIYELQKHYQTDILLMRNQATADTTNLTSAQGQISVEIETNGTHTENKTPMSEGKDELMPVQEQAPLDEREQVSHVVHKREHENSERLKIEQESPVNSEKLQSADKVNEILLLKEQFVSESGQSGQTDGLPENDFSTPETERTDAEDQCFVKHSTDKEIFKHTPTHNLSVEGPRASGISPPPSPPPQHSPPPPPSKMSSVCSVSVLLQEEELQPETEKELLTLEPSWPPPPPPMDESSDLLFEGQDETDFPPPPPPDMQESFIVMTQHYKVDSSGQGDSVAPEKSPDLSYIDSHTKQNPDPQIIQSTTLVEKTLNESLPVDSIPNVSDDNLFDQIHAKPQSFENVSQICIDLVGSETTVSSEISLKSSKSQDIPLQTLPQETPRPPQHDPLNPSAILPKDLSQQTSHALSADLKIIPPLPMEDQSTVNFKRQPSLISKDSRCKGLSSTQKCAPITKEDANIPLVTPSLLQMVRLRTVNVEDQVNLLSQEVTAGTETTPDQDLSVSNQVTPQKPIRKSCTKSMESPVKSFSASSGPSMRLQEAIRMKTAAMSSSSFPARPSLRLPTPTANSNDVPVLSPKTPDDCKSPASTASFIFSKSTKKVVIETATSPEAQASLKQSLAAELMQISDQHKSVVTNGTKKHHKVPPPVAKKPVYATSPSEKVGTVTTVTIVGSSIKQKNGGANNQQTDRVQPAGQ